A window from Purpureocillium takamizusanense chromosome 3, complete sequence encodes these proteins:
- a CDS encoding uncharacterized protein (SECRETED:SignalP(1-25~SECRETED:cutsite=TLA-QT~SECRETED:prob=0.6892)), translating to MPLTLTTILTLAVSLSLSFTPTTLAQTASTTAAAAATTTTIANGVLPSSVPDSCQRCLAAALATSCPGDVPAPRYKSDCLCSVRGPAWSAVAACLRDDAVPATGCRGHAAEVVRVYADRCAQFHQPWCVVGADDPVGKVVVSLAPGIVCTGTRSPTSIPGSATRSATATDTASNASSTDNASTASGTVTSASSAASMTPTTSPVTSGGTGTNTASTSAPTSTAGAALLSPRIVDTHLIAAIFAAIAGVM from the exons ctccttcaCCCCTACCACCCTCGCACAAACCGCCTCaaccacagcagcagcagcagccactaCGACGaccatcgccaacggcgTCCTCCCGTCCTCCGTCCCCGACTCCTGCCagcgctgcctcgccgccgccctcgccacctcGTGCCCGGGCGACgtccccgcgccgcgctaCAAGAGCGACTGCCTGTGCTCCGTCCGCGGGCCCGCCTggagcgccgtcgccgcctgcctccgcgacgacgccgtcccgGCCACCGGGTGCCGcgggcacgccgccgaggtcgtgcGCGTCTACGCAGACCGCTGTGCCCAGTTCCATCAGCCCTggtgcgtcgtcggcgccgatgaccCTGTCGGCAAAGTCGTCGTGAGTCTGGCGCCGGGAATTGTTTGCACGGGGACCCGCAG CCCGACGAGCATCCCCGGCTCTGCAACTCGGTCAGCGACCGCCACGGACACTGCCAGCAATGCGTCCTCAACCGACAACGCCAGTACCGCCTCAGGGACCGTGACGTCtgcctcgtccgccgcctcgatgaCGCCTACGACAAGCCCCGTGACTAGTGGAGGCACCGGCACCAACACCGCGTCGACTTCCGCGCCTACGTCcaccgccggtgccgccctcCTCTCACCACGCATCGTCGACACGCATCTCATCGCCGCAATCTTTGCTGCCATTGCGGGCGTTATGTAG